The following are encoded in a window of Mycoplasma anserisalpingitidis genomic DNA:
- a CDS encoding ABC transporter ATP-binding protein: MNKKIINKIQELKNNLTVKNLKNFRNSKNINLEEFYSQAEYQEFSDGTKLKIAAEIKDIHLSFLNPARPGEKNKVLRGPSLKIYEGKVHAIIGESGSGKSVITSLLYGLTGDNAVIDSGEVKLYNHNVEKFTPKQWERSHYRGTVVSAVFQNPMSTLNPTMKVGEQIMEGMLLNKVVKNRKEAYQRAVEFLRMTKINDPEAVMKLYPHEMSGGMIQRVVIAAIVALEPKILVMDEPTTALDPTVQALVLDIIKELQNKLKLSIVFITHDIGVVASMADYISIMYAGQIIEEGTAREILEYPQHPYTWGLILSMPDINKEKRLSTIRGSVPSNLNNIVGEAFAVRNDYALGIDFIEESKFYYKSETHRVKSALLDERAESYQPPKLIQQMWTNYLNKKDK; the protein is encoded by the coding sequence ATGAATAAAAAAATAATTAATAAAATTCAAGAATTAAAAAATAATTTAACTGTTAAAAACTTAAAAAACTTCAGAAATAGTAAAAATATTAATCTTGAAGAATTTTATAGTCAAGCAGAGTATCAAGAATTTAGTGATGGAACAAAATTAAAAATAGCAGCTGAAATTAAAGATATTCATCTCTCTTTCCTTAATCCAGCTCGTCCAGGAGAAAAAAACAAAGTTTTACGTGGACCTTCCCTTAAAATTTATGAAGGAAAAGTTCATGCAATTATTGGTGAATCTGGTTCGGGTAAATCAGTTATTACAAGTTTACTTTATGGTCTTACTGGTGATAATGCGGTAATCGATTCTGGTGAAGTAAAACTTTACAATCATAATGTTGAAAAATTCACTCCAAAACAATGAGAACGTTCACATTATCGTGGAACAGTTGTTTCTGCTGTATTCCAAAATCCAATGTCAACATTAAATCCTACTATGAAAGTAGGTGAACAAATCATGGAAGGGATGCTACTTAATAAGGTAGTAAAAAACCGTAAAGAAGCTTACCAACGTGCAGTTGAATTTCTAAGAATGACTAAAATTAATGATCCAGAGGCAGTTATGAAACTTTACCCTCATGAAATGAGTGGTGGAATGATTCAAAGAGTTGTTATAGCAGCTATAGTTGCACTTGAACCTAAAATTTTAGTTATGGATGAACCTACAACTGCTCTTGATCCAACCGTCCAAGCTTTAGTGTTAGATATTATTAAAGAATTACAAAATAAACTTAAACTTTCAATAGTCTTTATTACTCACGATATTGGTGTTGTCGCTTCAATGGCTGACTACATTTCTATTATGTATGCAGGTCAAATCATCGAAGAAGGTACAGCTAGAGAGATTTTAGAATATCCGCAACACCCATATACTTGAGGACTTATTTTAAGTATGCCAGATATTAATAAAGAAAAAAGGCTTTCAACAATTCGTGGTAGTGTTCCTTCAAACTTAAACAATATTGTAGGTGAAGCTTTTGCAGTTAGAAATGATTATGCTTTAGGAATTGACTTTATTGAAGAATCAAAATTTTATTACAAATCTGAAACACATAGAGTTAAATCAGCCTTACTTGATGAACGTGCTGAAAGTTACCAACCACCAAAATTAATTCAACAAATGTGAACTAATTATCTAAATAAAAAGGATAAATAA
- a CDS encoding ABC transporter permease, whose protein sequence is MANKRFDKWFEKIKHRQDLGPTNTMNKDLAPNPITKPFEYQAWKIIGKTFDYHNDLHLGAQTKIFKEFIYRFAHGFGGIFAVITIFMMILLSLIIPFTTQDPNASYTDAKNLIFNQTDDHGIYHILGTDDIGRDYWARLWWGLRYSLALAIVCTFIEVAIGLTIGIMMGQFELFDKIMTFIIKIISVVPTIIILILMTIIVSPSFWVIVFSLSLTSWSGMANQIRAQVKRAKYFEWVSASKVLGTPTYKILKNYIPVILPILITQLVFSIPGVILSETSLAFIGLAIDDVPTLGNLISEGQKVFPTYLRYVFVPSSFLILITTCVQLIGSNIQDALRRQR, encoded by the coding sequence ATGGCAAATAAAAGATTTGATAAATGATTTGAAAAAATAAAACATCGTCAAGATCTTGGTCCTACTAATACCATGAACAAAGATCTTGCTCCTAATCCAATAACTAAACCATTTGAATATCAAGCATGAAAAATAATAGGAAAAACTTTTGATTATCATAATGATTTACATCTTGGAGCTCAAACAAAAATTTTTAAGGAATTCATTTACCGTTTTGCACATGGTTTTGGCGGAATTTTTGCTGTTATTACTATTTTTATGATGATTTTATTATCATTAATAATCCCATTTACAACTCAAGATCCTAATGCTTCATACACTGATGCTAAAAACTTAATTTTTAATCAAACTGATGATCACGGAATTTACCATATTTTAGGAACTGACGATATCGGAAGAGATTATTGAGCTAGACTTTGATGAGGTCTTCGTTATTCACTTGCTCTTGCAATTGTATGTACTTTTATAGAAGTAGCTATTGGTTTAACAATCGGAATTATGATGGGTCAATTTGAATTATTCGACAAAATAATGACCTTTATAATTAAAATTATTTCAGTTGTTCCTACAATTATTATTCTTATTTTAATGACAATTATTGTTTCACCAAGTTTCTGAGTTATTGTATTTTCACTTTCATTAACATCCTGAAGTGGAATGGCTAACCAAATCAGAGCACAAGTTAAAAGAGCAAAATATTTTGAATGAGTAAGTGCATCTAAAGTTCTTGGTACACCTACTTATAAAATACTTAAAAATTACATTCCTGTTATTTTACCTATTTTAATCACTCAACTTGTTTTCTCAATCCCTGGAGTTATTCTTTCTGAAACCAGTTTAGCTTTCATTGGTTTAGCAATTGATGACGTTCCTACTTTAGGAAACTTGATTTCTGAAGGGCAAAAAGTTTTCCCTACATATTTAAGATATGTTTTTGTTCCATCTTCATTCTTAATTTTAATCACAACCTGTGTTCAATTAATAGGTTCAAATATTCAAGATGCTCTTAGAAGACAAAGATAG